Proteins encoded together in one Anguilla anguilla isolate fAngAng1 chromosome 9, fAngAng1.pri, whole genome shotgun sequence window:
- the trim37 gene encoding E3 ubiquitin-protein ligase TRIM37 isoform X2, with the protein MDEQSVESIAEVFRCFICMEKLRDARLCPHCSKLCCFSCIRRWLTEQRAQCPHCRAPLQLRELVNCRWAEEVTQQLDTLQLCNLSKHEENDKDKCENHHEKLSVFCWTCKKCICHQCALWGGMHGGHTFKPLAEIYEQHVTKVNEEVAKLRRRLMELISLVQEVERNVEAVRGAKDERVREIRNTVEMMIARLDNQLKNKLITLMGQKTSLTQETELLESLLQEVEHQLRSCSKSELISKSPEILLMFQQVHRKPMQSFVTTPVPPDFTSELVPAYDSSTFVLANFSTLRQRADPVYSPPLQISGLCWRLKVYPDGNGVVRGNYLSVFLELSAGLPETSKYEYRVEMVHQASSDPTKNIIREFASDFEVGECWGYNRFFRLDLLASEGYLNMQTDTLVLRYQVRSPTFFQKCRDQYWYISQLESAQTSYIQQINNLKERLAIELFRRQKSRSSSPPDRRPGPQASERDPRPGKGAVAEESNPSAAAEAKEEEEEEEKTQHDDSNELSDGDLEVDCLTGDEEVNPLDGSSSSGSSTATSNTEENDIDEETMSGENDVEYSGNLEMEEGELPEDLAGAAGGSNPTSRGLRRGASGLGSGSGSSSSLLEIDPVILIQLLDLKDRSSVESLWGLQPRPPASLLHSTVQVHSRKERDRRPQAVRRSAPDSGVLIRLKAQMAEVRSKMSDVKCQLEARGAGDARAGPSGATVEQGPPADPEPGTRRKPADLELLGKGAASRHCRSGGKKAHSPKQEAMGAAGATGGLPLRRPADPVEKELRGLGADAAADAAGCPRDPPPCMEVVLKPRSAHCSPPSLGGPGAADKPSSSKQEEPLYGASGSDLFTITGLNGIVPLAKTRRAPAMGAGLLTDSSLDCDPEGASELRESLLALSDGTSSRPDEGLLSQKQVLHLLPGMSSDSELECDTENEDEAVALEAGDCRYDTRALPCPGDQLSSDDLSFTAGEATER; encoded by the exons AGTATTGCGGAAGTGTTCCGCTGCTTCATCTGCATGGAGAAGCTGAGAGACGCCCGACTCTGTCCTCACTGCTCCAAGCTCTGCTGCTTCAGCTGCATCCGG CGATGGTTGACAGAGCAGAGAGCGCAGTGTCCACACTGTCG ggcACCTCTGCAGCTGAGGGAGCTGGTGAACTGCCGTTGGGCGGAGGAGGTGACCCAGCAGCTGGACACGCTGCAGCTCTGCAACCTCTCCAAGCACGAGGAGAACGACAAGGACAA GTGTGAGAACCACCATGAGAAGCTCAGCGTGTTCTGCTGGACCTGCAAGAAGTGCATATGCCACCAGTGTGCCCTGTGGGGTGGCATG cacggCGGCCACACCTTCAAGCCCCTGGCGGAGATCTACGAGCAGCACGTGACCAAGGTGAACGAGGAGGTGGCCAAGCTGCGGAGGCGCCTCATGGAGCTCATCAGCCTGGTGCAGGAAGTG GAGAGGAACGTGGAGGCGGTGCGGGGGGCGAAGGACGAGCGTGTGCGGGAAATCCGAAACACGGTGGAGATGATGATCGCCAGGCTGGACAACCAGCTCAAGAACAAACTCATCACCCTCATGG GTCAGAAGACGTCACTCACCCAAGAGACTGAGCTGCTGGAGTCTCTGCTTCAGGAAGTGGAGCATCAG CTGCGGTCCTGCAGTAAGAGCGAGCTCATCTCCAAGAGCCCGGAGATCCTGCTCATGTTCCAGCAGGTGCACCGCAAGCCCATGCAGTCCTTCGTCACCACGCCGGTGCCGCCAGACTTCACCAG TGAGCTGGTTCCTGCCTACGACTCCAGCACTTTTGTTCTGGCGAATTTCAG CACCCTGAGGCAGCGAGCGGACCCCGTGTACAGCCCCCCCCTGCAGATATCAGGACTCTGCTGGAGACTGAAGGTTTATCCA gatGGGAACGGCGTGGTGCGTGGAAACTACCTTTCAGTCTTCCTGGAACTGTCAGCAGGACTCCCAGAAACGTCAAA GTACGAGTACAGAGTGGAGATGGTGCACCAGGCCTCCAGCGACCCCACCAAAAACATCATTCGGGAGTTTGCGTCGGACTTCGAGGTGGGCGAGTGCTGGGGGTACAACCGCTTCTTCAGGCTGGACCTGCTGGCCAGCGAGGGGTACCTCAACATGCAGACCGACACCCTCGTCCTGCG GTACCAGGTGCGATCTCCCACGTTCTTCCAGAAGTGCAGAGACCAGTACTGGTACATCAGCCAGCTGGAGTCGGCTCAGACCAGCTACATCCAGCAGATCAACAACCTGAAGGAG CGCCTGGCGATCGAGCTGTTCCGGAGGCAGAAGTCCCGCAGCTCGTCCCCGCCCGACCGCCGCCCGGGCCCCCAGGCCTCCGAGAGGGACCCCCGGCCGGGGAAGGGGGCCGTCGCCGAGGAGAGCAACCCGTCAGCCGCCGCCGAGGccaaggaggaggaagaggaggaggagaagacgCAGCACGACGACTCCAAC GAGCTGTCGGACGGGGACCTGGAGGTGGACTGCCTGACGGGCGACGAGGAGGTCAACCCCCTGGACGGGAGCAGCAGCTCGGGCAGCTCCACGGCGACCAGCAACACCGAGGAGAACGACATCGACGAGGAGACCAT GTCCGGGGAGAATGACGTGGAATACTCCGGAAACCTGGAGATGGAAGAAGGAGAGCTGCCGGAAGACCTGGCCGGAGCTGCCG GGGGCTCGAACCCGACCTCTCGCGGTCTGCGCCGCGGCGCCTCCGGGCTGGGCTCCGGCTCCGgctccagcagcagcctgcTGGAGATCGACCCGGTCATCCTCATCCAGCTCCTGGACCTGAAGGACCGCAGCAGCGTGGAGTCACTGTGGGGgcttcagccccgcccccctgcatccttactgcacagcacag TCCAGGTCCACTCCAGGAAGGAGCGGGATCGGCGGCCGCAGGCAGTGCGCCGGTCAGCCCCGGACTCCGGGGTCCTGATCCGGCTGAAGGCGCAGATGGCCGAGGTGCGCAGCAAGATGTCCGACGTCAAGTGCCAGCTGGAGGCGCGGGGGGCCGGGGACGCGCGGGCCGGGCCCTCGGGGGCCACGGTGGAGCAGGGGCCCCCTGCCGACCCTGAGCCCGGCACGCGCCGGAAACCCGCCGACCTGGAGCTGCTGGGGAAGGGCGCGGCGTCCCGGCACTGCCGGAGCG GTGGGAAGAAGGCCCACTCCCCGAAGCAGGAGGCGATGGGGGCCGCGGGGGCCACAGGGGGCCTGCCGCTGCGCAGACCTGCGGACCCCGTGGAGAAGGAGCTGCGCGGGCTGGGCGCGGACGCAGCCGCCGACGCCGCGGGCTGCCCCCGGGACCCGCCCCCCTGCATGGAGG TGGTCTTGAAGCCGCGCAGTGCCcactgctcccccccctccctgggggGGCCCGGCGCTGCAGACAAGCCGTCCAGCTCCAAGCAGGAGGAGCCGCTGTACGGGGCCTCCGGCTCGGACCTGTTCACCATCACCGGCCTCAACGGGATCGTACCCCTGGCCAAGACGCGCAGGGCCCCCGCCATGGG GGCCGGCCTGCTGACCGACAGTTCCCTGGACTGTGACCCAGAGGGCGCCAGCGAGCTCCGCGAGTCCCTGCTGGCGCTGTCTGACGGGACCTCCTCACGCCCTGACGAAG GGCTGCTGTCCCAGAAGCAGGTGCTGCACCTCCTGCCCGGGATGAGCAGCGACAGCGAGCTGGAGTGCGACACGGAGAACGAGGACGAGGCCGTGGCCCTGGAGGCCGGGGACTGCCGATACGACACCCGGGCACTGCCCTGTCCAG GGGACCAGCTGAGCTCGGATGACCTGAGCTTCACGGCGGGGGAGGCGACGGAGAGGTGA
- the trim37 gene encoding E3 ubiquitin-protein ligase TRIM37 isoform X1 yields MDEQSVESIAEVFRCFICMEKLRDARLCPHCSKLCCFSCIRRWLTEQRAQCPHCRAPLQLRELVNCRWAEEVTQQLDTLQLCNLSKHEENDKDKCENHHEKLSVFCWTCKKCICHQCALWGGMHGGHTFKPLAEIYEQHVTKVNEEVAKLRRRLMELISLVQEVERNVEAVRGAKDERVREIRNTVEMMIARLDNQLKNKLITLMGQKTSLTQETELLESLLQEVEHQDFLRCPLVCGGKCSGGQCELRSCSKSELISKSPEILLMFQQVHRKPMQSFVTTPVPPDFTSELVPAYDSSTFVLANFSTLRQRADPVYSPPLQISGLCWRLKVYPDGNGVVRGNYLSVFLELSAGLPETSKYEYRVEMVHQASSDPTKNIIREFASDFEVGECWGYNRFFRLDLLASEGYLNMQTDTLVLRYQVRSPTFFQKCRDQYWYISQLESAQTSYIQQINNLKERLAIELFRRQKSRSSSPPDRRPGPQASERDPRPGKGAVAEESNPSAAAEAKEEEEEEEKTQHDDSNELSDGDLEVDCLTGDEEVNPLDGSSSSGSSTATSNTEENDIDEETMSGENDVEYSGNLEMEEGELPEDLAGAAGGSNPTSRGLRRGASGLGSGSGSSSSLLEIDPVILIQLLDLKDRSSVESLWGLQPRPPASLLHSTVQVHSRKERDRRPQAVRRSAPDSGVLIRLKAQMAEVRSKMSDVKCQLEARGAGDARAGPSGATVEQGPPADPEPGTRRKPADLELLGKGAASRHCRSGGKKAHSPKQEAMGAAGATGGLPLRRPADPVEKELRGLGADAAADAAGCPRDPPPCMEVVLKPRSAHCSPPSLGGPGAADKPSSSKQEEPLYGASGSDLFTITGLNGIVPLAKTRRAPAMGAGLLTDSSLDCDPEGASELRESLLALSDGTSSRPDEGLLSQKQVLHLLPGMSSDSELECDTENEDEAVALEAGDCRYDTRALPCPGDQLSSDDLSFTAGEATER; encoded by the exons AGTATTGCGGAAGTGTTCCGCTGCTTCATCTGCATGGAGAAGCTGAGAGACGCCCGACTCTGTCCTCACTGCTCCAAGCTCTGCTGCTTCAGCTGCATCCGG CGATGGTTGACAGAGCAGAGAGCGCAGTGTCCACACTGTCG ggcACCTCTGCAGCTGAGGGAGCTGGTGAACTGCCGTTGGGCGGAGGAGGTGACCCAGCAGCTGGACACGCTGCAGCTCTGCAACCTCTCCAAGCACGAGGAGAACGACAAGGACAA GTGTGAGAACCACCATGAGAAGCTCAGCGTGTTCTGCTGGACCTGCAAGAAGTGCATATGCCACCAGTGTGCCCTGTGGGGTGGCATG cacggCGGCCACACCTTCAAGCCCCTGGCGGAGATCTACGAGCAGCACGTGACCAAGGTGAACGAGGAGGTGGCCAAGCTGCGGAGGCGCCTCATGGAGCTCATCAGCCTGGTGCAGGAAGTG GAGAGGAACGTGGAGGCGGTGCGGGGGGCGAAGGACGAGCGTGTGCGGGAAATCCGAAACACGGTGGAGATGATGATCGCCAGGCTGGACAACCAGCTCAAGAACAAACTCATCACCCTCATGG GTCAGAAGACGTCACTCACCCAAGAGACTGAGCTGCTGGAGTCTCTGCTTCAGGAAGTGGAGCATCAG GACTTCCTGCGTTGTCCGTTGGTTTGTGGAGGGAAGTGTTCAGGCGGGCAGTGTGAA CTGCGGTCCTGCAGTAAGAGCGAGCTCATCTCCAAGAGCCCGGAGATCCTGCTCATGTTCCAGCAGGTGCACCGCAAGCCCATGCAGTCCTTCGTCACCACGCCGGTGCCGCCAGACTTCACCAG TGAGCTGGTTCCTGCCTACGACTCCAGCACTTTTGTTCTGGCGAATTTCAG CACCCTGAGGCAGCGAGCGGACCCCGTGTACAGCCCCCCCCTGCAGATATCAGGACTCTGCTGGAGACTGAAGGTTTATCCA gatGGGAACGGCGTGGTGCGTGGAAACTACCTTTCAGTCTTCCTGGAACTGTCAGCAGGACTCCCAGAAACGTCAAA GTACGAGTACAGAGTGGAGATGGTGCACCAGGCCTCCAGCGACCCCACCAAAAACATCATTCGGGAGTTTGCGTCGGACTTCGAGGTGGGCGAGTGCTGGGGGTACAACCGCTTCTTCAGGCTGGACCTGCTGGCCAGCGAGGGGTACCTCAACATGCAGACCGACACCCTCGTCCTGCG GTACCAGGTGCGATCTCCCACGTTCTTCCAGAAGTGCAGAGACCAGTACTGGTACATCAGCCAGCTGGAGTCGGCTCAGACCAGCTACATCCAGCAGATCAACAACCTGAAGGAG CGCCTGGCGATCGAGCTGTTCCGGAGGCAGAAGTCCCGCAGCTCGTCCCCGCCCGACCGCCGCCCGGGCCCCCAGGCCTCCGAGAGGGACCCCCGGCCGGGGAAGGGGGCCGTCGCCGAGGAGAGCAACCCGTCAGCCGCCGCCGAGGccaaggaggaggaagaggaggaggagaagacgCAGCACGACGACTCCAAC GAGCTGTCGGACGGGGACCTGGAGGTGGACTGCCTGACGGGCGACGAGGAGGTCAACCCCCTGGACGGGAGCAGCAGCTCGGGCAGCTCCACGGCGACCAGCAACACCGAGGAGAACGACATCGACGAGGAGACCAT GTCCGGGGAGAATGACGTGGAATACTCCGGAAACCTGGAGATGGAAGAAGGAGAGCTGCCGGAAGACCTGGCCGGAGCTGCCG GGGGCTCGAACCCGACCTCTCGCGGTCTGCGCCGCGGCGCCTCCGGGCTGGGCTCCGGCTCCGgctccagcagcagcctgcTGGAGATCGACCCGGTCATCCTCATCCAGCTCCTGGACCTGAAGGACCGCAGCAGCGTGGAGTCACTGTGGGGgcttcagccccgcccccctgcatccttactgcacagcacag TCCAGGTCCACTCCAGGAAGGAGCGGGATCGGCGGCCGCAGGCAGTGCGCCGGTCAGCCCCGGACTCCGGGGTCCTGATCCGGCTGAAGGCGCAGATGGCCGAGGTGCGCAGCAAGATGTCCGACGTCAAGTGCCAGCTGGAGGCGCGGGGGGCCGGGGACGCGCGGGCCGGGCCCTCGGGGGCCACGGTGGAGCAGGGGCCCCCTGCCGACCCTGAGCCCGGCACGCGCCGGAAACCCGCCGACCTGGAGCTGCTGGGGAAGGGCGCGGCGTCCCGGCACTGCCGGAGCG GTGGGAAGAAGGCCCACTCCCCGAAGCAGGAGGCGATGGGGGCCGCGGGGGCCACAGGGGGCCTGCCGCTGCGCAGACCTGCGGACCCCGTGGAGAAGGAGCTGCGCGGGCTGGGCGCGGACGCAGCCGCCGACGCCGCGGGCTGCCCCCGGGACCCGCCCCCCTGCATGGAGG TGGTCTTGAAGCCGCGCAGTGCCcactgctcccccccctccctgggggGGCCCGGCGCTGCAGACAAGCCGTCCAGCTCCAAGCAGGAGGAGCCGCTGTACGGGGCCTCCGGCTCGGACCTGTTCACCATCACCGGCCTCAACGGGATCGTACCCCTGGCCAAGACGCGCAGGGCCCCCGCCATGGG GGCCGGCCTGCTGACCGACAGTTCCCTGGACTGTGACCCAGAGGGCGCCAGCGAGCTCCGCGAGTCCCTGCTGGCGCTGTCTGACGGGACCTCCTCACGCCCTGACGAAG GGCTGCTGTCCCAGAAGCAGGTGCTGCACCTCCTGCCCGGGATGAGCAGCGACAGCGAGCTGGAGTGCGACACGGAGAACGAGGACGAGGCCGTGGCCCTGGAGGCCGGGGACTGCCGATACGACACCCGGGCACTGCCCTGTCCAG GGGACCAGCTGAGCTCGGATGACCTGAGCTTCACGGCGGGGGAGGCGACGGAGAGGTGA